In Kribbella amoyensis, the genomic stretch ACGCTCGTCCTCGCTCAGGCCACCCCAGACACCGTGGTCCTGGCCGGCCTCCAGTGCCCAGGCAAGGCACTGCTCACGCACGTCACAACGGCGGCACACCTGCTTGGCCTCCTCGATCTGCATGATCGCGGGCCCGGTGTTGCCGATGGGGAAGAACAGTTCCGGGTCCTCATCGAGGCAAACGGCCCGGTGGCGCCAATCCATGGCGGATCCCATCTCTCTCGTTAGTAGTCGTTTCGCTGACGGCTGGGTCTGTGCCCATCTCAGCGGATCTGTACTCGCTCGGGGGTCTCGCGAGGCGTTGTGAACGCATTCACGAACGAGTCCATGTTCCCAATGTCCGACTGGCGATACAAGGGTTATGGACTTGTCGATCGGATCACAACACTTCCTTAACACTCCGAACCGGTGCGCAGCCGTGCACCTCGTCCGATTATCGTACGAGGCCTCAAGGTTGCGATCACCCG encodes the following:
- a CDS encoding WhiB family transcriptional regulator; the protein is MDWRHRAVCLDEDPELFFPIGNTGPAIMQIEEAKQVCRRCDVREQCLAWALEAGQDHGVWGGLSEDERRALKRRNARARIRTA